Proteins encoded by one window of Sulfurospirillum barnesii SES-3:
- the dcd gene encoding dCTP deaminase, which yields MGLKADSWIREKSLKERMIEPFCEEQVGKDVVSYGVSSYGYDIRVGREFKIFTNVNSTVVDPKEFDDKNVIDFTGDICIVPPNSFALARTVEYFRIPKNVLAICLGKSTYARCGIIVNVTPFEPEFEGHITIEISNTTPLPAKIYANEGIAQVLFLEGDSECETTYKDKKGKYQGQTGITLPRILK from the coding sequence ATGGGTTTGAAAGCAGACAGTTGGATACGTGAAAAATCGCTTAAAGAGCGTATGATAGAGCCTTTTTGCGAAGAGCAAGTGGGCAAAGATGTGGTCAGTTACGGTGTGAGCAGTTATGGGTATGACATCCGCGTGGGACGTGAATTTAAAATCTTCACCAATGTTAATTCTACTGTGGTTGACCCCAAAGAATTTGACGATAAAAATGTGATTGATTTTACAGGAGATATTTGTATAGTTCCACCAAATTCGTTTGCGTTGGCACGCACGGTTGAGTACTTTAGAATCCCAAAAAATGTCCTTGCGATTTGTCTAGGGAAGAGTACCTATGCACGTTGTGGCATCATTGTAAATGTAACCCCATTTGAGCCAGAATTTGAAGGTCACATCACCATTGAAATTTCCAATACCACCCCGTTGCCTGCTAAAATTTATGCCAATGAAGGCATCGCACAAGTGCTCTTTTTAGAGGGTGATAGCGAATGTGAGACCACGTATAAAGACAAAAAAGGGAAATACCAAGGTCAAACAGGTATTACCTTGCCACGCATCTTAAAATAA
- a CDS encoding alpha/beta hydrolase, translating into MIKVLMGVVVLYVGAMGYLYFTQEKQIFAAHLIEEKPAPQGENLEPLALHVNENVVLEGILRKDEQSNAGLLLYFGGNADDATHFVLHVKALQGYDVIAFNYRGYGKSGGKPSEEAFFSDALKIYDTYARGRKVVIMGRSLGSGVASFLASKRVNDGLVLLTPYDSIVSMAQKKYPIFPIDYLVKHKFESVRYLPFVNAKVAVMEVQNDATIPRYHLEKLLEAMPDTPLHVSFSNTTHGDVLTHPSFCEELQKILGNFNE; encoded by the coding sequence ATGATTAAGGTTTTAATGGGTGTGGTGGTGCTCTATGTGGGAGCGATGGGGTATCTTTATTTTACCCAAGAGAAACAGATTTTTGCAGCACATCTCATTGAAGAAAAACCCGCCCCACAAGGCGAAAATCTAGAGCCATTAGCGTTACATGTAAATGAAAATGTTGTTTTAGAAGGGATTTTACGTAAAGATGAACAGAGCAATGCAGGATTGCTCCTTTACTTTGGTGGTAATGCAGACGATGCTACCCATTTTGTCTTACATGTAAAAGCCTTGCAAGGCTATGATGTGATTGCGTTTAATTATAGAGGTTATGGCAAAAGTGGTGGAAAACCCAGTGAGGAAGCATTTTTTAGCGATGCACTGAAAATTTATGACACCTACGCACGGGGTAGAAAAGTGGTGATTATGGGGCGAAGTTTGGGCAGTGGGGTGGCAAGTTTTTTGGCATCCAAAAGGGTGAATGATGGTTTGGTGCTTTTAACCCCGTATGACTCCATTGTCTCTATGGCACAGAAAAAATACCCCATTTTTCCCATTGATTATTTAGTAAAACATAAATTTGAGAGTGTGCGTTATCTTCCGTTTGTGAATGCTAAGGTTGCGGTGATGGAGGTGCAAAACGATGCGACCATTCCACGCTACCATCTTGAAAAACTCTTAGAGGCTATGCCCGATACTCCTTTACATGTAAGCTTTTCAAATACGACACACGGCGATGTGCTTACCCATCCCTCTTTTTGTGAAGAGCTTCAAAAAATATTAGGAAATTTTAATGAATAA
- a CDS encoding DUF1566 domain-containing protein has product MKSMVCLFFLIFFVQTMSAKCTKSFSLVQNNAEVYDKKTGLIWSRCTHGMSWKNGVGCVGEIELLTLKEARKIEQTNKKWRLPSIDELASLVDVACKDYPIDSTVFPDIDSDEGESTYWSRTTYLSNEETKEMPSLFYTMDFMQARVDAHTQGIAYKIRWVRNKK; this is encoded by the coding sequence ATGAAAAGTATGGTTTGCCTCTTTTTTTTAATTTTTTTTGTTCAAACCATGTCTGCAAAATGCACTAAAAGTTTCTCTTTAGTGCAAAATAATGCGGAAGTATATGATAAAAAAACAGGGCTAATTTGGAGTCGATGTACGCATGGGATGTCTTGGAAAAATGGTGTTGGATGTGTTGGTGAGATAGAGCTTTTAACATTAAAAGAAGCTAGGAAAATAGAACAAACTAATAAAAAATGGCGTTTACCGAGTATTGATGAACTTGCAAGTTTAGTGGATGTAGCGTGTAAAGATTATCCTATTGATAGTACGGTTTTCCCTGATATAGACTCTGATGAAGGGGAGTCTACGTATTGGAGTAGAACAACGTATTTGAGTAATGAAGAGACTAAAGAGATGCCTTCATTGTTTTATACGATGGATTTTATGCAGGCTAGGGTAGATGCCCATACTCAAGGGATTGCATACAAAATACGTTGGGTGAGAAATAAAAAATAA
- a CDS encoding GNAT family N-acetyltransferase, whose translation MPLHVTILTAQNALAFDGFYAIYAKAFPPSEQKSKETLFSMLEAPFYTIYLAYNDEEIVGFCIIFHPQNTDFFLLEYIAITPHIQAKGLGSFLLKKSIELLFDKEGIRPILIEIDSPEHASFEQEIREKRERFYRKMGALKIKPFDYMLPLHSDETPPPMKLLLLHYPHTTLEKATLKRWLETLYNGAYNCSKDDPRIAQMLAHTPSYFKFD comes from the coding sequence ATGCCTTTACATGTAACGATTTTAACCGCTCAAAATGCCTTAGCTTTTGATGGCTTTTATGCCATCTACGCCAAGGCATTTCCTCCTAGCGAACAAAAGAGTAAAGAGACACTTTTCTCCATGCTTGAGGCTCCTTTTTACACCATTTATTTAGCGTATAATGACGAAGAAATTGTTGGCTTTTGTATTATCTTTCATCCTCAAAATACTGATTTTTTTCTTCTTGAATACATTGCCATTACTCCACACATTCAAGCCAAAGGCTTAGGCTCTTTTTTGCTAAAAAAAAGCATTGAATTGCTCTTTGATAAAGAGGGAATTCGCCCCATTCTCATTGAAATAGACTCACCCGAACATGCCTCTTTCGAGCAGGAAATCCGTGAAAAAAGAGAGCGGTTCTACCGTAAAATGGGTGCTTTAAAAATCAAGCCTTTTGATTATATGTTACCGCTTCACAGTGATGAAACACCACCTCCTATGAAACTTTTACTGCTGCATTACCCACACACAACACTTGAAAAAGCGACCCTCAAACGATGGCTTGAAACCTTATATAATGGCGCATACAACTGTTCCAAAGATGACCCTCGCATTGCACAGATGCTTGCTCATACACCCTCTTATTTTAAGTTTGACTAA
- a CDS encoding class I SAM-dependent rRNA methyltransferase: protein MNKVYIKHSVVPKLRRFTPWVYANEIDSNKEEFQSGEVVALFSKKDGFLGTAYVNPKCAIFARVLSFGKEEIGKKFFHNRIKNAIKKREALLNVSNSVRLIHSEADFLPGLIVDKYGENLAIQINTAGMEVYRELIISTLKQFLNPTWMVEKSDLHSREIEGLEDKNGTLFGEPCVQFELKENGLRFLVDIEDAQKTGFYLDQRKNRSICAQYIKENDKVLDLCCNAGGFGIYALHAGAKECVFVDASDSAIEQTKANLEHNELVSESLHVNDVFTFLKEQKYKNSFDMVIIDPPSFAKTKEQAVGAKRGFKHLLMESTKAVKDGGLIGFFSCSHHVGRKELLDIAMEVSHDVKVQYVLLEQMQQDSDHPCLINASASFYLNGLLLRVEK, encoded by the coding sequence ATGAATAAAGTCTATATCAAACACTCCGTTGTTCCAAAACTTAGACGTTTTACCCCATGGGTTTATGCCAACGAAATCGACTCTAACAAAGAAGAGTTTCAAAGTGGTGAAGTGGTCGCACTCTTTTCTAAAAAAGATGGTTTTTTAGGAACCGCCTATGTCAATCCCAAATGTGCCATTTTTGCACGGGTTCTTAGTTTTGGAAAAGAGGAGATTGGTAAAAAGTTTTTTCATAACCGCATTAAAAATGCCATTAAAAAACGTGAAGCGCTTTTAAACGTGAGCAATTCTGTACGGCTTATTCACTCCGAAGCCGATTTTTTACCTGGACTCATTGTCGATAAATACGGTGAAAATCTTGCCATTCAAATCAACACCGCAGGCATGGAAGTGTACCGTGAGCTCATCATCAGCACGCTCAAACAGTTTTTAAATCCCACGTGGATGGTTGAAAAATCAGACCTACACTCTCGTGAAATTGAAGGGCTTGAAGATAAAAACGGCACACTGTTTGGAGAGCCTTGTGTGCAGTTTGAACTCAAGGAAAACGGTTTACGTTTTTTAGTGGACATTGAAGATGCGCAAAAGACAGGCTTTTACCTTGACCAGCGCAAAAACAGAAGCATATGTGCACAGTACATTAAAGAAAATGATAAGGTTTTAGACTTGTGTTGCAACGCAGGGGGCTTTGGCATTTATGCGTTGCATGCAGGAGCTAAAGAGTGCGTGTTCGTTGATGCCTCCGACTCGGCCATTGAGCAAACCAAAGCCAATTTAGAACACAATGAACTTGTGAGTGAATCTTTACATGTAAACGATGTTTTCACCTTTTTAAAAGAGCAAAAATACAAAAATAGCTTCGATATGGTCATCATCGACCCGCCATCCTTTGCCAAAACCAAAGAGCAAGCCGTAGGTGCTAAACGAGGCTTTAAACACCTTTTGATGGAGTCCACCAAAGCAGTGAAAGATGGCGGGTTGATTGGCTTTTTCTCGTGTTCACACCATGTGGGGCGCAAAGAGTTGTTAGATATTGCGATGGAAGTCTCCCACGATGTCAAAGTACAGTACGTACTTTTAGAGCAGATGCAACAAGACAGTGACCACCCGTGCTTGATTAACGCAAGTGCTTCGTTTTATTTAAATGGGTTGTTGTTGAGGGTTGAGAAGTAA